The Polymorphobacter megasporae genome window below encodes:
- a CDS encoding N-acyl homoserine lactonase family protein: MANFADTGDHDGEHGAMPVTCFLIRHGADWMLWDAGLGDEIAASPAGREMVGLHFRVPVTLASQLAELNLKPDDIRYVGLSHLHADHSGNAALFPHAIFLVSPTELAWASGTPTPNGVQRDRVTAVLRSKIEPIAAERDVFGDGSVRMISTPGHTVGHHSLMVHLIRTGWVILTGDVAHFAVNYQRDLVPLGNANRADTIASIERVKGLAAHYDARVVVQHAADVFTAMPLFPAYLN, from the coding sequence ATGGCAAACTTCGCCGACACCGGCGATCACGACGGAGAACATGGGGCGATGCCGGTGACATGCTTCCTGATCCGTCATGGTGCCGACTGGATGCTTTGGGATGCCGGCCTAGGCGACGAGATCGCAGCCAGCCCCGCCGGGCGCGAGATGGTCGGGCTACACTTCCGTGTTCCCGTCACGCTCGCCTCGCAGCTTGCGGAGCTAAACCTCAAGCCCGACGACATCCGCTATGTTGGCCTGTCGCATCTTCACGCTGACCACAGCGGAAACGCAGCGCTGTTCCCGCATGCGATTTTCCTCGTCTCGCCCACCGAGCTCGCCTGGGCTAGCGGCACGCCGACGCCCAATGGCGTACAGCGCGACCGGGTCACCGCGGTGCTCCGCAGCAAAATCGAACCCATCGCCGCCGAGAGGGACGTGTTCGGTGACGGCAGCGTCCGCATGATAAGTACGCCTGGGCACACCGTCGGTCATCACTCGCTGATGGTGCATCTAATACGCACCGGCTGGGTGATCCTGACCGGCGACGTCGCCCATTTCGCGGTCAATTATCAGCGCGACCTGGTACCTCTTGGCAACGCCAACCGCGCCGACACAATAGCATCGATCGAAAGGGTCAAGGGGTTGGCAGCGCACTACGACGCCCGTGTCGTCGTTCAGCATGCCGCCGATGTCTTCACGGCGATGCCGCTGTTTCCTGCTTACCTGAACTGA
- a CDS encoding TetR family transcriptional regulator C-terminal domain-containing protein, translating into MHIALGLIEYAPDEHDLALETREIRDRERRELLKLLDAGLAAGELEQDADTEVLARFLASVFEGLSIQARDGATVSQLQAVGRAAASGLPWAKGGT; encoded by the coding sequence GTGCATATTGCGTTAGGGCTCATCGAATACGCTCCGGACGAACACGATTTGGCGCTGGAAACGCGTGAGATTCGCGATCGCGAACGACGCGAGCTTCTAAAACTGTTGGACGCCGGCTTGGCCGCTGGCGAGCTTGAACAGGATGCAGATACCGAAGTGCTCGCACGCTTCCTTGCGAGCGTCTTCGAAGGGCTCTCGATCCAGGCTCGCGACGGCGCAACAGTGAGCCAACTGCAGGCCGTCGGCCGTGCTGCCGCGTCTGGCCTACCTTGGGCAAAAGGGGGAACATAA
- a CDS encoding GNAT family N-acetyltransferase, which translates to MDDITLSLARSPADLASVRILFKLYAAELPIDLGYQDFDAELGALPSKYAEPAGCLLLARRCGAPVGSVGLRPLDEPGTCEMKRFFVAPGARGSGLGLRLAAEAVHEATRRGYWKLLLDTLETMTSAIALYQQLGFVNTAAYYGPVPAGTIFMVKKLPAAPSRSSEGFYKS; encoded by the coding sequence ATGGACGATATCACCCTCAGCCTTGCCCGGTCACCCGCCGATCTGGCTTCGGTGCGAATCCTCTTCAAGCTCTACGCGGCCGAACTGCCGATTGATCTTGGATATCAGGATTTTGATGCGGAACTCGGCGCTTTGCCCAGCAAATACGCCGAGCCCGCGGGCTGCTTGCTGCTCGCACGGCGTTGCGGAGCCCCTGTCGGTTCTGTCGGTTTGCGTCCACTTGACGAGCCCGGAACCTGCGAGATGAAGCGGTTCTTCGTGGCGCCGGGCGCGCGTGGGTCTGGGCTGGGCCTGAGGCTGGCGGCAGAAGCAGTACACGAGGCAACCCGTCGCGGCTACTGGAAGCTGCTGCTGGACACGCTGGAGACCATGACCTCCGCCATCGCGCTGTACCAGCAACTCGGCTTCGTAAATACGGCGGCCTACTACGGGCCCGTCCCAGCCGGTACGATCTTCATGGTCAAGAAGCTGCCGGCCGCCCCGAGCCGGAGTAGTGAGGGATTCTACAAGAGCTAG
- the istB gene encoding IS21-like element helper ATPase IstB, translating into MTGAIDTARLTLILNELRLPAIKTGWPGFAQTSDKEAWPAARFLAALAEHEVAERDRRRIERHLGEARLLPGKTLDSFDFTAVPMISHAHVMAICAGDAWIGNGANVILIGGPGGGKSHIASAIGLALVENGWRVLFARTSDLVQKLQVARRELALEAAINRLDKYHQLILDDLAYVSKDQAETSVLFELISARYERRSMLITANQPFGEWGKVFPDPAMTLAAVDRLVHHATIFEMNVDSFRRRAAVERKQHGAGRPPSYATIKNIEALTRSDNQSET; encoded by the coding sequence ATGACCGGCGCGATCGACACCGCACGGCTGACCCTGATCCTCAACGAGCTGCGTCTCCCCGCGATCAAGACCGGGTGGCCGGGCTTTGCGCAGACATCCGACAAGGAGGCTTGGCCCGCCGCCCGCTTCCTCGCGGCACTCGCCGAGCACGAGGTCGCCGAGCGCGACCGGCGGCGGATCGAACGCCATCTCGGCGAGGCCCGGCTGCTGCCGGGCAAGACCCTCGACAGCTTCGACTTCACCGCCGTGCCGATGATCAGCCACGCCCACGTCATGGCGATCTGTGCCGGCGACGCCTGGATAGGCAACGGCGCCAACGTCATCCTGATCGGCGGCCCCGGCGGCGGCAAATCACATATCGCCTCCGCGATCGGCCTCGCACTGGTCGAGAATGGCTGGCGCGTGCTGTTCGCCCGCACCTCCGACCTCGTCCAGAAGCTCCAGGTCGCGCGCCGTGAACTCGCGCTCGAGGCCGCGATCAACCGGCTCGATAAATACCATCAGCTGATCCTCGATGACCTCGCGTACGTCAGCAAAGACCAGGCCGAGACCTCGGTGCTGTTCGAGCTGATCAGCGCTCGCTACGAACGCCGCTCGATGCTGATCACGGCGAACCAGCCGTTCGGCGAATGGGGCAAGGTCTTCCCCGATCCGGCGATGACGCTCGCCGCCGTCGACCGCCTCGTTCATCACGCCACCATCTTCGAGATGAACGTCGACAGCTTCCGCCGCCGTGCCGCAGTCGAACGAAAGCAGCATGGGGCCGGGCGGCCGCCAAGCTACGCGACGATCAAGAACATCGAGGCTCTGACGCGCAGCGACAATCAATCCGAAACTTAA
- a CDS encoding sugar phosphate isomerase/epimerase family protein: MLDRREILVLGLGAGMTAFAAQRTIAALPNAIATPPFGMNLYLWTQTVTPAFFPLIRRLRAIGYQSVEIPIIHGTGQHLIELRRVLEGEGLFCTTLSAVTQDADPASPDSAVRRAGLETLRWAIDASHVLGSKILSGPLYAASAPPSGAGGPSPDALQWSAGTLAAACDYGSAAGVCLCLEFLNRFEGYLLNTAEETMALIRAVAAPNLGVAFDTHHAQIEERSLGAAITTCGDRLFHTHISESNRGTLGRGTIAWDQVFAALKAINYSGSLTVEAFAKDVQPLATSAHVWRNTFESKDQVARDGLTFLRQHWRS, translated from the coding sequence ATGCTCGATCGCCGCGAAATCCTTGTGCTCGGCTTGGGCGCTGGCATGACCGCATTCGCTGCACAACGCACGATAGCCGCGTTGCCGAACGCGATCGCGACGCCACCCTTTGGAATGAACCTATATCTGTGGACGCAGACCGTGACGCCCGCCTTCTTCCCACTGATCAGGAGATTACGCGCGATCGGCTACCAAAGCGTCGAGATCCCGATCATTCACGGGACGGGGCAGCATCTGATTGAGCTTCGCCGCGTGCTCGAAGGTGAGGGGCTCTTCTGTACGACGCTTAGCGCGGTGACGCAGGACGCAGACCCCGCCTCTCCAGACTCTGCGGTCCGGCGTGCCGGTCTTGAGACGCTCCGGTGGGCGATAGACGCGAGCCATGTGCTGGGAAGCAAAATCCTCAGTGGGCCACTCTACGCGGCTTCCGCACCCCCTTCGGGCGCCGGCGGGCCGTCGCCTGATGCCCTTCAATGGTCTGCCGGTACGCTCGCTGCAGCCTGCGATTATGGGTCAGCGGCAGGCGTGTGCCTGTGCCTCGAATTTCTAAACCGCTTCGAAGGCTACCTCCTCAACACTGCCGAAGAGACGATGGCTCTCATCCGTGCTGTCGCCGCGCCGAACCTGGGTGTGGCGTTCGACACCCACCACGCTCAGATCGAGGAACGCAGCCTTGGCGCCGCAATCACCACGTGCGGAGATCGTCTCTTCCACACGCACATCAGCGAAAGCAATCGAGGCACCTTAGGACGCGGCACGATCGCCTGGGATCAAGTGTTCGCTGCCCTGAAAGCGATCAACTATTCGGGGTCGTTGACCGTCGAGGCATTTGCGAAGGACGTTCAGCCTCTTGCTACATCGGCCCATGTCTGGCGGAACACCTTCGAGTCCAAGGATCAAGTTGCACGCGATGGTCTAACTTTCCTACGCCAGCACTGGCGATCATAA
- a CDS encoding TetR/AcrR family transcriptional regulator, with protein sequence MEGSRSGRGRPRKFDEDNVVDAAIEVFSSKGFTAASLSELTKATGLSVSSLYKAFGDKDGVFQQAIARYVSLGDQAMAVAAATDETARQKLVAIVEIYAGWSQGISGRRGCLVISGLAEIDILGKATARHLRDALNRRRAVLCGLIEEGQRDGSIGSREQSAVLADLLLTIVQGMRVVGKSGLFPVDPRPLIVVAMRILD encoded by the coding sequence ATGGAAGGCAGCAGAAGTGGAAGGGGCCGGCCCCGCAAGTTCGACGAGGACAATGTCGTCGATGCGGCGATCGAAGTGTTCTCGTCGAAAGGCTTCACGGCTGCCTCGCTTAGTGAACTGACCAAGGCCACAGGCTTGTCGGTCAGCAGCCTTTACAAGGCATTCGGTGATAAGGACGGCGTGTTCCAGCAGGCTATTGCAAGATATGTGTCGCTCGGTGATCAAGCCATGGCAGTCGCTGCTGCAACTGATGAGACGGCACGCCAAAAACTCGTCGCGATCGTCGAGATCTACGCGGGTTGGAGCCAAGGTATCTCAGGGAGGCGTGGATGCCTCGTCATCTCCGGCCTGGCCGAAATCGATATACTCGGGAAGGCAACAGCTCGGCATCTGCGGGACGCTCTCAACCGTCGCCGGGCCGTACTTTGTGGCTTGATCGAAGAAGGTCAGCGCGACGGCTCGATCGGTTCAAGAGAACAGTCGGCGGTACTTGCCGATCTCTTGCTGACCATCGTGCAGGGAATGCGTGTTGTTGGAAAAAGCGGGCTTTTCCCGGTCGATCCGCGACCACTGATCGTCGTGGCGATGCGCATTCTCGATTAG
- a CDS encoding alpha/beta fold hydrolase, with product MTLSGLIRIFTGAVLLELTCLVYAANGAHGAPLKTMPIVVPATQHVVHVGMVDLHYSDFGEGDPVLLLPGWPEDGYAWRKVAPRLAATGRRVIILDPRGFGDSDKPRDGYDLDIVATEIHAFLLATGLDRRGGIDVVTHDLGGWIGYALASAYPDDVRRLVLSEVTIPRPDQPRPLPDDSANIKTWHFAFNRLPGLPEMLVTGHERAFLDWLFDEKARRPAAIDMKARAEYTRVFATLGGAHAGFEYYRDLFSNGGLQRMKERLSNPLPMPVLAIGADGGVGSLLTESMRGAATDLHSVVLQNCGHYLPEECPAEFAGAVSGFWGQTATTQR from the coding sequence ATGACGCTTAGCGGCCTAATCCGCATTTTCACCGGGGCTGTCCTTCTGGAGCTCACCTGTCTGGTTTACGCAGCTAACGGCGCTCACGGCGCGCCACTGAAGACCATGCCGATTGTGGTCCCCGCAACCCAACACGTCGTCCACGTCGGCATGGTCGACCTTCATTACAGCGACTTCGGCGAAGGCGATCCCGTGCTCCTGCTGCCCGGCTGGCCCGAAGACGGCTATGCATGGCGCAAGGTCGCGCCCCGGCTCGCCGCTACCGGACGAAGAGTCATCATCCTCGACCCGCGCGGTTTTGGAGACAGCGACAAGCCGCGTGACGGCTACGATCTCGACATCGTAGCCACGGAAATTCATGCATTCCTTTTGGCTACGGGACTGGATCGTCGTGGCGGCATCGACGTCGTCACCCACGATCTGGGTGGCTGGATCGGCTATGCGCTCGCATCGGCTTATCCGGATGACGTGCGACGGCTCGTGCTCAGCGAGGTTACGATTCCCCGTCCCGATCAGCCTCGACCGTTGCCCGACGACAGTGCCAATATCAAAACGTGGCACTTCGCCTTCAACCGCCTTCCCGGCCTGCCGGAGATGCTCGTCACGGGGCACGAGCGAGCCTTTCTCGATTGGTTGTTCGACGAGAAGGCGAGGCGACCGGCAGCGATCGATATGAAGGCGCGAGCCGAATACACGCGCGTCTTCGCCACCCTCGGTGGGGCTCACGCCGGCTTCGAATACTATCGGGATCTGTTCTCGAATGGCGGACTTCAACGTATGAAGGAGCGGCTATCGAATCCACTCCCCATGCCCGTGCTCGCGATCGGCGCGGACGGCGGTGTCGGCTCGCTTCTCACCGAGAGCATGCGCGGCGCGGCTACGGACCTCCACAGCGTCGTTCTGCAGAATTGCGGTCACTACCTCCCCGAGGAATGCCCTGCCGAGTTCGCGGGGGCCGTAAGCGGCTTCTGGGGGCAAACCGCGACGACGCAGCGTTGA
- a CDS encoding MFS transporter translates to MVMPNVQTSLLPAWSAAERPRLPGSPAFLDHCVPVRLAYGAVAMLCGVTGGLGNGLIAVNITYVEGNLALTPVQGQWLIAAYLMTNVSSNLMLVKLRQQFGIRRFALLALGLYLTSTLVQLAATNYASALAVRAASGVVTTPLITMGVFYMLQAVGRARMHYGFIVGISFSLFAAPLANLLSPSIIDLNQSQALGEIEVALSLCAFAAVLVLRLPATIRVKAFERGDIFFFLTVPPALALIVAAVEQGTLQWWLDAPWIGVALAVAVALLATGTMVEYYRTKPIIDLRFLFSPPIIRFALGAVMLRLLLSEQTYGSLGLLRELGMGPDQLRLLFSVILASFVGGTALAMITYRPGYAPAIVVASALAIAAGSLLDHFSSSLTRPVDMYVSQGLIALASGLFVGPLIGDAFPSVIQSSYRNLVALIVVFAASQSMGAAVGGAMLGTYQIFREHAHSAGIAADADTTLPIVQQRLVAQGRTYAPILPDPRLRSAEGISLLAQTAAVEANVRAYNDVFAAIGVGAILVVLMSLPAAIRSVRYPPASPVPVIADIVPIGVD, encoded by the coding sequence ATGGTGATGCCGAACGTTCAAACTTCGCTGCTTCCTGCGTGGTCGGCCGCCGAGCGCCCCAGATTGCCGGGCTCGCCAGCGTTCCTTGATCATTGCGTCCCGGTCCGGCTAGCCTATGGGGCCGTCGCGATGCTGTGCGGCGTGACTGGCGGTCTTGGCAACGGTCTGATTGCCGTCAACATCACTTACGTCGAGGGCAACCTCGCGCTAACGCCGGTGCAGGGACAGTGGCTGATCGCCGCCTATCTGATGACCAACGTCTCGTCGAACCTGATGCTGGTCAAGCTCCGGCAGCAATTCGGCATACGGCGGTTCGCGCTGTTGGCGCTCGGGCTCTATCTGACGTCCACATTGGTACAGCTCGCCGCAACCAACTACGCGAGCGCGCTTGCTGTGCGCGCGGCGTCGGGGGTCGTCACGACACCGCTGATCACTATGGGCGTCTTCTACATGCTGCAAGCGGTAGGGCGTGCCCGAATGCATTACGGGTTTATCGTCGGCATATCATTTTCTCTATTCGCGGCACCGCTGGCGAATCTGCTATCCCCCAGTATCATCGACCTTAACCAAAGCCAGGCACTGGGGGAGATCGAGGTCGCTCTCTCGCTTTGCGCATTCGCCGCCGTGCTGGTTCTGCGCCTGCCCGCAACCATTCGGGTAAAAGCCTTCGAGCGCGGTGATATCTTCTTCTTCCTGACCGTTCCGCCCGCGCTCGCGCTGATCGTCGCGGCGGTTGAGCAAGGCACCCTGCAATGGTGGCTGGACGCACCCTGGATCGGCGTCGCGCTCGCTGTGGCAGTCGCGCTGCTCGCGACCGGAACAATGGTGGAATACTATCGCACCAAGCCGATCATCGACTTGCGTTTTCTGTTCTCGCCACCGATCATTCGTTTTGCGCTCGGGGCGGTGATGCTGCGACTGCTGCTGTCAGAGCAGACCTATGGCTCTCTCGGGTTGCTGCGTGAGCTTGGGATGGGTCCGGACCAGCTCAGGTTGCTGTTCAGTGTTATCCTAGCAAGCTTCGTGGGCGGAACCGCGTTGGCGATGATAACCTACCGTCCGGGGTACGCACCGGCGATCGTCGTGGCTTCGGCGTTGGCCATCGCGGCGGGTAGTCTGCTCGACCATTTCTCGAGCAGCTTGACGCGCCCTGTAGATATGTACGTCAGCCAGGGCTTGATCGCCTTAGCGAGCGGACTCTTCGTCGGACCATTAATCGGCGACGCCTTCCCCAGCGTCATCCAGTCAAGCTACCGCAATCTCGTCGCGCTCATAGTGGTCTTCGCGGCGAGCCAGTCGATGGGCGCGGCCGTTGGTGGCGCGATGCTGGGCACCTATCAGATTTTTCGCGAGCACGCGCACTCGGCTGGCATCGCTGCGGATGCGGATACCACGCTTCCTATCGTTCAGCAGCGGCTGGTTGCGCAGGGGCGGACTTATGCGCCGATCCTGCCCGATCCTCGGCTCCGGAGTGCGGAGGGGATTAGTCTGCTTGCCCAAACCGCCGCGGTCGAAGCGAATGTACGCGCCTATAATGACGTGTTCGCGGCGATCGGGGTCGGGGCGATTCTGGTGGTGCTTATGAGCCTGCCGGCCGCGATCCGGAGCGTCCGTTACCCCCCCGCATCGCCCGTCCCCGTAATCGCCGACATCGTCCCGATCGGCGTCGACTGA
- a CDS encoding TetR family transcriptional regulator, translating to MADPGASIASAIEAAILLFSKRGFASVKIADLTAAMAIRPASLYAAFGSKAERYRRARARHFEREEPLWQVPAQDPFELF from the coding sequence GTGGCAGACCCTGGAGCTTCAATCGCGAGCGCCATCGAAGCTGCCATACTGCTGTTCTCGAAGCGGGGGTTCGCGAGCGTCAAAATCGCCGACCTTACGGCGGCGATGGCGATCAGGCCGGCGAGCCTCTACGCCGCCTTCGGAAGCAAGGCGGAACGCTATCGTAGGGCCCGCGCGCGTCATTTCGAACGCGAGGAGCCGTTGTGGCAGGTGCCCGCACAGGACCCCTTCGAACTATTCTGA
- a CDS encoding carboxymuconolactone decarboxylase family protein — MISSSLYAAKTSVPIPDDDLIREVIGPSYNAATTLNVVKMMAGTEDMFDATVGLVKAVFAAQGVDPRIRQMIILRAANKLDSPYEWQANVPMSLNNGLSQIDCDAASADGSVTGVNDDYVLVCKATDELCDNGTLTDSTLQSLLERFGAVTTRKLILIIAWFNLLSLFLNGCRVPLETTDKIGSKKSPLE, encoded by the coding sequence GTGATCAGTTCTTCGCTTTATGCTGCAAAGACGTCCGTCCCAATCCCCGACGACGATCTCATTCGCGAGGTAATAGGACCGTCCTACAACGCGGCAACCACATTGAATGTAGTAAAGATGATGGCCGGCACCGAGGATATGTTCGACGCGACGGTGGGCCTCGTAAAGGCGGTGTTCGCTGCTCAAGGAGTAGACCCCAGAATTAGGCAGATGATCATCCTACGTGCTGCCAACAAGCTCGATAGCCCTTATGAGTGGCAAGCTAATGTGCCGATGTCCTTGAATAATGGACTGTCCCAAATAGACTGCGATGCAGCTAGCGCTGATGGTTCGGTTACAGGGGTAAACGACGACTATGTTCTCGTGTGCAAGGCTACGGATGAATTGTGCGACAACGGCACCTTGACGGATAGCACGTTGCAGTCGTTGCTCGAACGATTTGGTGCCGTCACCACACGTAAGCTTATCCTTATAATTGCTTGGTTCAATCTGCTTAGCCTGTTCCTGAACGGGTGTCGCGTGCCCCTAGAGACGACCGACAAAATTGGAAGCAAGAAATCACCATTGGAATAG
- a CDS encoding efflux transporter outer membrane subunit: protein MLAVTACAPRIPSLPATAAIAPPLSWRDGSAVDGVIDPRWWRSFGDPALDTLVDTALTRNTDVLTAVAVVEQSRAQIRLARSAMLPTLGGSASAIRSGGTHVPTTTALEAPLAAAWEIDLSGRLHALTRAARSNYHASQADRDAIALAVASQVAQVYIGLLSLDAQLDITRATLVSQARSLRLIEDQLRVGYVSQFELTQAQAEYELVAQQGPLIEQSVRAQENALALLVGDLPRAIVRGRTFDALALPVIPATLPAALLRRRPDIAVAEYRLAAANATIAARRADYLPQLNLSALFGVVASGPRNYNPVTIWSVGASLLVPLFEGGALRAGFDVATALRDQSAYQYRGVVLAAFGEVETAFSSATTLAVEQDTALRRLAILRHSLVLAQERYREGYSAYIDLLDAERSLYATQLSSTTTRQNQLDTAVALYAALGGGWSCATIPPKM from the coding sequence ATGCTGGCGGTGACGGCCTGCGCTCCGCGTATCCCGTCCCTTCCGGCCACAGCGGCGATAGCGCCCCCGCTCTCATGGCGCGACGGGTCCGCTGTCGACGGCGTTATCGATCCTCGCTGGTGGCGCTCCTTTGGTGATCCTGCTTTGGATACGCTGGTCGACACGGCGCTGACGCGCAATACCGACGTTCTGACCGCAGTCGCCGTCGTCGAGCAGTCGCGCGCCCAAATCCGACTCGCGCGCTCCGCGATGCTGCCCACGCTCGGCGGAAGCGCGAGCGCGATCCGCTCGGGAGGAACGCATGTTCCGACGACGACGGCGCTGGAAGCACCGCTCGCCGCCGCATGGGAGATCGACTTGTCCGGCCGTCTGCACGCGCTTACCCGCGCCGCGCGCTCGAACTACCATGCGTCGCAAGCTGATCGCGACGCGATTGCGCTCGCAGTCGCCTCGCAAGTCGCGCAAGTGTATATCGGCCTGCTATCATTGGATGCGCAGCTCGACATTACCCGCGCGACGCTCGTCTCGCAGGCCAGGTCGCTGCGATTGATCGAAGATCAGCTGCGGGTCGGATATGTTTCGCAGTTCGAGCTTACCCAGGCGCAGGCCGAGTATGAACTGGTAGCGCAACAGGGGCCGCTGATAGAACAGTCAGTGCGCGCTCAGGAAAATGCGCTCGCGTTACTAGTCGGTGACTTGCCACGCGCGATCGTCCGCGGGCGTACGTTCGATGCGCTGGCGCTGCCGGTCATTCCTGCGACGCTCCCCGCCGCGCTGCTTCGTCGACGTCCCGACATCGCCGTCGCCGAATACCGGCTTGCCGCCGCCAACGCCACCATCGCCGCGCGGCGCGCCGACTATCTGCCCCAACTAAACCTGTCCGCGCTGTTTGGCGTCGTCGCGAGTGGCCCGCGCAACTATAATCCGGTCACGATCTGGAGCGTCGGGGCAAGCCTGCTCGTGCCGCTGTTCGAGGGCGGTGCGCTCAGGGCCGGTTTCGACGTCGCAACCGCGTTGCGCGACCAGTCCGCATACCAGTATCGCGGCGTGGTGCTGGCCGCGTTTGGTGAGGTCGAGACCGCATTTTCAAGCGCGACCACGCTTGCCGTCGAGCAAGACACAGCGCTCAGGCGGCTTGCAATTCTGCGCCACTCACTCGTGCTCGCGCAGGAACGATACCGAGAAGGCTATTCGGCTTACATCGACCTGCTCGACGCCGAGCGTAGCCTCTACGCGACCCAGCTGTCCTCTACGACCACACGGCAGAACCAACTAGATACCGCGGTCGCCCTGTATGCGGCGCTCGGCGGAGGGTGGTCCTGTGCGACCATCCCGCCTAAAATGTAG
- a CDS encoding HlyD family secretion protein — protein MAGLIGGTSGVLLLLYVWQLWPFTTPIVTTIDSYVQGRVTVMEAQDSGYIAQVVIDDYQFVVRGQPLFRIDDRTYRQKLEQVRGTLDAVIAQFDNSTQTIAIDRAQLFSARADLVATLAEEERTAIDLRRILELVSHGSLSVRQGGQARSDAHLASANVLKSKAAIQVAQETISAAIVTRAGLAAQVESNRASLAQAKIDLSNTVLYAPRDGQIGEASVRPGQYVTAGTQLIYLVPNEIWVIANYKETQTHHIRIGQPATVSVDALAHARLTGRVEAISPATGSEFSVLKPDNATGNFTKVVQRLPIRIAVDRDQLLAAQLRPGMSVTTRIDTTGTVDPADRQ, from the coding sequence GTGGCCGGTCTGATCGGCGGGACCTCGGGAGTGCTGCTGCTGCTGTACGTATGGCAGCTCTGGCCGTTCACCACGCCCATCGTCACCACCATCGATAGTTATGTGCAGGGGCGCGTTACCGTAATGGAAGCCCAGGACAGCGGTTATATCGCGCAGGTCGTGATCGACGACTACCAATTCGTTGTCCGCGGCCAGCCGCTGTTCCGCATCGATGACCGCACATACCGGCAAAAGCTGGAGCAGGTTCGCGGCACGCTCGACGCGGTGATCGCCCAATTCGACAACTCCACGCAGACAATCGCGATCGACCGCGCGCAATTATTCTCCGCGCGCGCTGATCTGGTAGCCACGCTGGCCGAGGAGGAACGGACCGCGATCGACTTGCGGCGCATCCTGGAGCTGGTGTCGCACGGCTCGCTGTCGGTCCGGCAGGGTGGCCAGGCCCGATCCGACGCGCATCTAGCATCAGCAAATGTCCTCAAATCGAAAGCCGCGATTCAAGTCGCGCAGGAAACGATCTCGGCGGCAATCGTCACACGCGCCGGCTTGGCGGCCCAGGTCGAGAGCAATCGCGCCTCCTTAGCCCAGGCGAAGATCGATCTGTCGAACACCGTCCTGTATGCGCCCCGCGACGGTCAGATCGGTGAAGCCAGTGTTCGCCCTGGCCAGTATGTCACCGCCGGTACGCAGCTTATTTACTTGGTCCCGAACGAGATATGGGTAATCGCCAACTATAAGGAAACTCAGACGCATCATATCCGCATTGGCCAACCCGCGACCGTGTCAGTCGATGCACTCGCGCACGCCCGGCTGACCGGCCGCGTCGAGGCGATCTCACCTGCGACGGGATCGGAGTTCAGTGTCCTCAAGCCGGACAATGCTACCGGCAATTTCACCAAGGTTGTGCAACGGCTACCGATCCGGATCGCCGTCGATCGAGATCAGCTGCTCGCGGCGCAGCTACGGCCGGGCATGTCGGTAACGACGCGGATCGACACCACCGGAACGGTCGATCCCGCGGACAGGCAATGA